One region of Thiomonas intermedia genomic DNA includes:
- the crcB gene encoding fluoride efflux transporter CrcB has protein sequence MTYVFIAIFAIIGAFARYGQSIVVQSVLGRSFPFATLSINILGSFLMGFLFFETLERINLSPELRTGILTGGLGAYTTFSTFSLESLNLIENGEMVKAGLYIGASVVLSIAAAIFGAYLSRNMGVST, from the coding sequence ATGACCTACGTTTTCATCGCCATCTTCGCCATCATCGGCGCGTTCGCGCGCTACGGCCAGAGCATCGTCGTTCAAAGCGTGCTGGGGCGCTCCTTCCCCTTTGCCACGCTGTCGATCAACATTCTCGGTTCGTTCCTGATGGGCTTCCTGTTCTTTGAAACCCTGGAGCGCATCAACCTCAGCCCTGAACTGCGTACCGGCATTCTCACGGGCGGCCTGGGGGCCTACACCACCTTCTCGACCTTTTCGCTGGAATCACTCAATCTGATCGAGAACGGCGAGATGGTGAAAGCCGGGCTGTACATCGGCGCCTCCGTGGTGCTGTCCATCGCGGCCGCCATCTTCGGCGCCTATCTGTCACGCAATATGGGAGTCTCGACATGA
- a CDS encoding proton-conducting transporter membrane subunit, with the protein MNLPDGIASFLALTAFGLAAACWVLALLADLFLGSALPRGLLALGCVLAAVGALWGLPSGSVGQTVLVLGDAAVVFHPDAAALWLMLPALLPAFFASLLGGTAHTRGWAAGAALSLLGALGVYGLQDGASFLIAWEVMGFGGALMLLADHRSVQAGHDNLFMLALLEVGGVALLLAVLMLGQSLAFGTYALQWTQWGVASAFFLGLLWLVGFGAKLGLLPFYEWYPGAYGSGGGASGALMSGVVMNAAYFALGRALLQWMGNPPWLADFGVVVLIVGTFTAILAILYAFQQSDWRRLLAFSSAENAGVAVTALGAALVFRAGGEDMLSALAWTVGMLHLMGHSLAKGTLFLSADAAAALQGNHHLRQSAILRHAPLTLGLGAVFGAMSLAAMPPTAGFVSEWYLFQSLFHDFTLKTDGSRIALALAGAGMALTAAIALATMVKVFGVGLLGQNEAHTAHHRKHQATLTPLQRWSILITGLAVPAFAVSLVFWLPEMGAAAWTATQTPGQMTHDGLLVPLSAGFAFISPTMLVIVVPLLALIPLALVWGRRRFPVRRAPLWCGGEDYAAHAGATTALSFSNALRVFYNFVYRPRNAVARQFEGKPYFLKELQFDYSQAPLFGPLLFTPSVNAVQWLARRLRFLQNGLMNAYLAYIGILLVVIFGLVLVWPTG; encoded by the coding sequence ATGAATCTGCCTGATGGCATCGCCAGCTTCCTTGCCCTCACCGCCTTCGGTCTGGCCGCTGCTTGCTGGGTGCTGGCGCTGCTGGCCGATCTGTTCCTCGGCTCGGCACTGCCACGCGGGCTGCTGGCACTCGGCTGCGTTCTGGCAGCCGTGGGCGCGTTGTGGGGCCTGCCTTCCGGCAGCGTCGGCCAGACGGTGCTGGTGCTCGGCGATGCCGCGGTGGTGTTCCATCCCGATGCCGCCGCGCTGTGGCTCATGCTGCCCGCGCTGCTGCCCGCCTTCTTCGCCAGCCTGCTCGGCGGCACGGCACACACTCGCGGCTGGGCCGCGGGCGCGGCTCTGTCGCTGCTGGGCGCGCTGGGGGTTTACGGCCTGCAGGACGGCGCGAGCTTTCTCATCGCCTGGGAGGTGATGGGATTCGGCGGCGCGCTCATGCTGCTGGCCGACCACCGCAGCGTGCAGGCCGGCCATGACAACCTGTTCATGCTCGCCCTGCTTGAAGTGGGCGGCGTGGCGCTGCTGCTGGCGGTGCTCATGCTCGGCCAGAGTCTGGCCTTCGGCACTTACGCGCTTCAGTGGACACAATGGGGGGTGGCCTCCGCCTTTTTCCTCGGGCTGCTGTGGCTGGTGGGCTTTGGCGCCAAGCTCGGGCTGCTGCCGTTCTACGAGTGGTATCCAGGCGCCTACGGCAGCGGCGGTGGCGCCAGCGGCGCGCTGATGTCGGGCGTGGTGATGAACGCAGCCTACTTCGCCCTCGGCCGCGCCCTGCTGCAATGGATGGGCAACCCGCCCTGGCTCGCCGACTTCGGTGTGGTGGTGCTCATCGTGGGCACGTTCACCGCCATTCTTGCCATCCTCTACGCCTTCCAGCAGAGCGACTGGCGGCGGCTGCTGGCGTTTTCATCCGCCGAAAATGCCGGCGTGGCCGTCACGGCGCTGGGAGCCGCCCTCGTCTTTCGCGCCGGGGGCGAAGACATGCTCTCGGCCCTGGCCTGGACGGTGGGCATGCTGCACCTCATGGGCCACAGCCTGGCCAAAGGCACACTGTTCCTCAGCGCCGATGCGGCGGCCGCGCTGCAGGGCAATCATCATCTGCGGCAGAGCGCCATCCTGCGTCATGCGCCGCTCACCCTCGGCCTGGGCGCGGTATTCGGCGCCATGAGCCTGGCGGCCATGCCGCCCACGGCCGGCTTCGTCAGCGAGTGGTATCTGTTCCAGAGCCTGTTCCACGATTTCACGCTCAAGACCGATGGCTCGCGCATCGCCCTGGCGCTGGCCGGTGCCGGCATGGCACTGACGGCGGCCATCGCGCTGGCGACCATGGTCAAGGTGTTCGGGGTGGGACTGCTGGGGCAGAACGAAGCCCACACTGCGCATCACCGCAAACACCAGGCCACGCTCACGCCCCTGCAGCGCTGGTCGATACTCATCACCGGGCTGGCCGTGCCCGCGTTCGCGGTGAGCCTGGTGTTCTGGCTGCCCGAGATGGGAGCCGCGGCCTGGACCGCGACGCAAACACCGGGGCAGATGACGCATGACGGCTTGCTGGTGCCGCTGTCGGCCGGGTTCGCCTTCATCTCGCCCACGATGCTGGTGATCGTCGTACCGCTGCTGGCGCTCATTCCGCTGGCGCTGGTGTGGGGTCGCAGGCGCTTTCCTGTGCGCCGCGCGCCGCTGTGGTGCGGCGGCGAAGACTACGCCGCCCATGCCGGAGCGACGACGGCGCTGTCGTTTTCCAACGCGCTGCGGGTGTTCTACAACTTCGTTTACCGTCCGCGCAACGCCGTGGCGCGGCAGTTCGAAGGCAAGCCGTATTTCCTGAAAGAATTGCAGTTCGACTATTCGCAGGCGCCGTTGTTCGGCCCGCTGCTGTTCACGCCCTCGGTCAACGCGGTGCAATGGCTGGCGCGCAGGCTGCGCTTCCTGCAGAACGGTCTGATGAACGCCTACCTGGCCTATATCGGCATTCTGCTGGTCGTGATCTTCGGCCTGGTGCTGGTATGGCCAACCGGCTGA
- the nuoB gene encoding NADH-quinone oxidoreductase subunit NuoB, whose protein sequence is MPVWTWFGLQKGRATTPWPEHPGPDGQEGVLGLPRFDAARCSSAQTGCTDCVAACPASAISANAAGAVRVDYARCVGCQLCTEVCPEGAFTVSHDWAFGVRDKADLVNRGNAIVPTATPQTANEAELAQELKAFGKSLHIRHVDAGSCNGCESELQALLNPFYNLHRLGLFFTPSPRFADLLLVTGPVTAAMREPLLRTYEAMPQPRWVMAVGTCATSGGVSGGGYACHQGLQGILPVDVWLPGCPPNPAALIEALLLLLRRRSQRVHGGQYESA, encoded by the coding sequence ATGCCTGTCTGGACCTGGTTTGGCCTCCAAAAAGGCCGCGCCACCACACCCTGGCCCGAGCACCCCGGCCCCGATGGGCAGGAAGGCGTGCTCGGCCTGCCGCGATTCGACGCCGCGCGCTGTTCGAGCGCGCAGACCGGCTGTACCGACTGCGTGGCGGCCTGTCCCGCCTCGGCCATCTCCGCCAACGCGGCAGGGGCGGTGCGGGTCGACTACGCCCGCTGCGTGGGCTGCCAGCTCTGCACCGAAGTCTGCCCGGAAGGTGCGTTCACCGTCAGTCACGACTGGGCCTTCGGCGTGCGCGACAAGGCCGATCTGGTGAACCGTGGCAACGCCATCGTTCCGACCGCAACACCGCAAACCGCCAACGAGGCCGAGCTGGCGCAGGAACTCAAGGCCTTCGGCAAGAGCCTGCACATCCGCCATGTGGACGCCGGTTCGTGCAACGGCTGCGAAAGCGAACTGCAGGCCCTGCTCAACCCGTTTTACAACCTGCACCGTCTGGGCCTTTTCTTCACGCCCTCGCCGCGTTTTGCCGACCTGCTGCTGGTCACCGGCCCGGTGACCGCGGCGATGCGCGAGCCGCTGCTGCGCACCTACGAAGCCATGCCGCAACCGCGCTGGGTCATGGCGGTGGGCACTTGCGCCACGAGTGGCGGCGTCAGCGGCGGCGGCTATGCCTGCCATCAGGGGCTGCAGGGCATCCTCCCCGTGGATGTGTGGCTGCCGGGTTGCCCGCCCAATCCCGCCGCACTGATCGAGGCGCTGCTTCTGCTGCTGCGGCGGCGTTCCCAACGGGTACACGGAGGCCAGTATGAATCTGCCTGA
- a CDS encoding NADH-quinone oxidoreductase subunit C: MRHCDTARLDPPDLLPAADGLLTELGDSPSAHGRMQMAYACGCAEGGMDVIYISSAPTPPQASPAPQGSERTLGRPGGLLSQGANRPYKLWRVRPDSHTLPSLANKLPLLGWYEREMMDLYGLRFDGHPEPNPLVLHEGMPREPAPLAAHFDVNAAALDFSPQPPIVPQVLGPDIQRLPFGPVRADIVESAQFLFFYIGEGILHYHPRLFYKHRAMEARFQGVALAAGAVLAERVSGIDSVAHALAYAQAVEGAMGWRAPARARYLRVILAELERLYNHLHYLGHLSKTTTLKVGEAEGHLLEERIKQINARLTGSRFLRGLVTPGGLRRDLDISGLDKALDAINDEIDRYLVRLESTRSHLDRLMATGILPRQVAFDQGATGPIERASDLDRDLRRDHPYAHYEKVRFSIPVQQGGDAHARSLVRMEEIRESLAIIRQTIGRTKPGDVLRLDVMEDPDPQGEGLGWVEAARGGLLYAVHLSEDRTRLLRVKIKEPSFSNWRVFPFTVEDSNMMDYAINEASFGLSIAGADR; this comes from the coding sequence ATGCGCCATTGCGATACTGCGCGACTGGATCCGCCCGACCTGCTGCCCGCAGCCGACGGCCTGCTGACCGAACTGGGCGACTCGCCCAGCGCCCACGGCCGCATGCAGATGGCCTATGCCTGCGGCTGTGCCGAAGGCGGCATGGACGTGATCTACATCAGCAGCGCCCCCACGCCGCCGCAGGCGTCGCCCGCCCCCCAAGGGAGCGAGCGGACCTTGGGGCGGCCCGGCGGCTTGCTCAGCCAGGGCGCCAATCGTCCCTACAAGCTCTGGCGCGTGCGGCCCGACAGCCACACTCTGCCCTCGCTGGCGAACAAGCTGCCGCTGCTGGGCTGGTACGAGCGCGAAATGATGGATCTGTACGGCCTGCGCTTCGACGGTCACCCCGAGCCCAACCCGCTGGTGCTGCACGAAGGCATGCCGCGCGAACCCGCGCCGCTGGCCGCGCACTTCGACGTGAACGCCGCCGCGCTCGACTTCTCGCCGCAGCCGCCCATCGTGCCCCAGGTGCTCGGGCCGGACATCCAGCGCCTGCCGTTCGGGCCGGTGCGGGCCGACATTGTCGAGTCGGCACAGTTCCTGTTCTTCTATATCGGCGAGGGCATCCTGCACTATCACCCGCGGCTGTTCTACAAGCACCGGGCCATGGAGGCGCGCTTCCAGGGTGTCGCGCTGGCGGCGGGCGCGGTACTGGCCGAACGCGTGAGCGGCATCGACTCCGTGGCGCACGCGCTGGCCTATGCGCAGGCGGTGGAGGGGGCGATGGGTTGGCGCGCGCCCGCCCGCGCACGCTATCTGCGCGTCATCCTGGCCGAGCTGGAGCGTCTGTACAACCATCTGCACTACCTCGGTCATCTGTCCAAGACCACGACGCTCAAGGTCGGCGAGGCCGAGGGGCATCTGCTCGAAGAGCGAATCAAGCAGATCAACGCCCGGCTGACCGGCAGCCGCTTTCTGCGCGGCCTCGTCACGCCGGGCGGCCTGCGCCGCGATCTCGACATCTCCGGGCTGGACAAGGCGCTCGACGCCATCAACGACGAGATCGACCGCTACCTGGTGCGCCTGGAGTCCACCCGCAGCCATCTCGACCGGCTGATGGCCACCGGCATCCTGCCCCGCCAGGTGGCATTCGACCAGGGCGCCACCGGCCCGATCGAGCGCGCCAGCGATCTCGACCGCGACCTGCGGCGCGACCATCCCTATGCCCATTACGAGAAGGTGCGCTTCTCGATTCCGGTGCAGCAGGGCGGCGACGCCCACGCGCGTTCGCTCGTGCGCATGGAAGAAATCCGCGAATCGCTGGCCATCATCCGCCAGACCATCGGCCGCACCAAACCGGGCGACGTACTGCGCCTGGACGTGATGGAAGACCCCGACCCGCAGGGCGAAGGCCTGGGCTGGGTGGAAGCCGCCCGCGGCGGTCTGCTCTACGCCGTGCATCTCAGCGAAGACCGCACGCGGCTGCTGCGCGTGAAGATCAAAGAGCCGTCGTTCTCGAACTGGCGGGTGTTTCCGTTCACGGTGGAGGACAGCAACATGATGGATTACGCCATCAACGAAGCCAGCTTCGGCCTGTCCATCGCGGGCGCCGATCGCTGA